A segment of the Asterias amurensis chromosome 11, ASM3211899v1 genome:
tttcgcaagctttcacacgacatcaacatgcaaaaaaaacaagagtacAAAATGTAGCAGGTTACCGCTGAACTATCGAGTTGTTGTTGTTACTAATCACTACTACCAGTACAATTTTAATGAAACACAAATCAtggcaagtaaaaaaaaaacgtttagaCAGAAACTACCCTAAGCAACTTTAAAACCCCGCATAACCAAACAAGAGCAGAAACACCAACCAGACGAACTAAATTAAAACCAAAACAGTAATACACAGAACACAACTAAATTAAAATAAGAAAGTACAATAATAGTAGTAAACTAATAACCATAACAACTAATAGtcataataaatacaaaataaaataaacgaataaaaaaagtaaacaaataaataaaaacttaatataaaatgatgaaataaaataatataaatcaagaaaaaattattaaaaatagataaCAAATAGGTTGCACCTTCTCAAAAATGTCGCAATGTTTGAGAAAACTTCACAAGGATTTTATAACATATTAAAAGTTGTTCTCCTTCGCTACGAAGCCGAAAACACCCCACGTAGCACTAGTAAGGACTTACGCACTCGATTGAAGTTACGAGTGCGTCGTGAATATGACGCAACTCGCTAAGAACGAACAAGTAACACGTAATAACTTAAGGCcttttatttttgacaaaagaatTGATTTCAGCATGCAATACTCAtcattttgataccaaatttgcatatgTGTGATGAGaattgacatggttatgacatatttttaccaaaaaggtggtattttaccctaaaaacgtcagattttagtggtttctgccctgaccacacGGTAAGTCCGATCGGGCTGGTGTGCATACTTTGCTCATTAGGACCTACAAGCACagtaatttttatcaaaatcggaagacaaGAGATAATCAAAAAGTGCGTTGGtctgacacggaatgacccataCTTGTCGCACAACGTAAAGTTGTTTAACACACGCCCTCAAGAGGCAAAAGATACTTGAACAACCCCTTTAATTGACTACATAAAATACTATGGAGTTGAGTTGGTACCTTTCCAAATTATGGCAATGCTTATGGCCGGAACGTCTAAAAGTCATAATCTGTCAGCCTAGCATTTTACAAGTAATTGAAACAAACGCTGCATATTTGCAAAACATGATAATGACATGTAATCAGTGCTtaaaagccagtggacactattggtaattgtcaaagactagccttcatcacagttggtgtatctcaaacatatgcataaaataacaaacctgtgaaaatttaagctcaatcagtcatcgaacttgcgggataataatgaaagaaaaaacacccttgtcacacgaagttctgtgcgtttagatggttgatttcgagacctcaagtttgaaagtcacctggaaatagaatttgttttctttcaaccataagagtatatgcttacgaacaataaaactatttttttagtaattgtttgtgacgatttaaatgtttgaaaaatatataaagttgtttggggggctgactccgcctacaccttttgtgacgtcaatcgaggcagactttgcctgcaatgcgtatagtaaacacacgtgcaaagtacatgtacgtccaagtcgtgagttggtaaaTTTCGaagagtgtttttctgcattcagcaacaatacacctggtcggcattgccggaaaaaactttttttttttaacgtacaAACTCACCACTTGGtgcgtacatgtacttgcacttgtgtttactctacgcattacaggcaaagtctgcctcgattgacgtcacgaacagcgccctctcgggtcggggtctactcttaaatttgtaaataacatacgaactgattttttaaaaccttagttaactgtttattcacattccactcatcaaaacacatatattagtgacaaaagctttattttgaaaaaataccacttccaggtgactttaaacttgaggtcttgaaatcaaattcgtggaaaattacttctttctcgaaaactatggcacttcagagggagctgtttctcacaaggtttgataccatcaacctcttcccatcgtcaccaagaaaggttttatgctaataattattttgagtaattaccaatagtgtccactgcctttaaacaaaaatagccGATATAAACAGCATACTTCGATGCCTTCAGTGCCGTAATTCAAATGCTACAGATCACGCACTGTATTTCACGACCATCAACATACGGAGGGCACTGGAGGGCCCCGCATGCAGCTTCCATCAAGTGAAGGAGCGCCCCGTTAACATTGGCCTGACTGCCTGGGATAGCTTCCGGTGCCTCATCCACACATACAGCTTGCTTCCTCGCGTTGACCTTGTGAGCTGACATGAGGTAACCCTTGTATTCCTTTGTCCAGTTGTCAGGACATTCGTTCTTGGCGGGAAACAACACCTGAGTGCTTCGATTGGTGAGACGACACACCGCACAAGGCACGTCATTGTCGTTAATAACTTCGGAGTTCTCGTGAGAAAATGGGTCAAATGAGTAGACTTGGTATTCCATTCCATAAAGGCGTGAGTTTTCTTGGAATCCATCTCTGTATGAAGCAGGTACATCTGgatcagttgggagacataagAGATCCGAAGTCCCTCCCTTATGGTCATAATATGCACCAGCACCATAACCTGCCAAGAAAGTCCTCTTGATATTAGCATTTTTGCATAGTGCAGGACTCCTGTACAGTTATATGTGAATAATGTAAATGAGTAGTACTACTACAAGAGAACGACTCTTTGTGACGGTAGCGCTAAAGTTCGGCAAATCTCGAGATAAACCTACCTTGATATACGAGCTCTGTGCCTGCCTGGTTTGGACAAGTGGTTCTTCCCCACCGAATGTATGTCGGTCCTGAAGAACTACGCCCCTGCCATATCATAGACAAACAAGTTATTTATACTTCACGAAATCTAAGATTCAACATGAAATGTTTTGGATTTAGCTGAGAACCTTATATACCTACACACAGCCAAATCGGTTAAGGAGATCTTAACCATTAGTTATCATTTGAAATGTGGTCTTCAACAAATTAGTCTCAACCATAACTTTTACGTGTGCCTTAGTATGTATCTTCAAATACTTTGTTTGTGACTATACACGTTGTTGGGAAAGTCAATTTTAGCAATTTTGAAGGGAAAATTGAACTTAACAGTATAACtaagaaaacaattataataaaaattcGACCTCTTAGTTTGGTTACTTGTAAACCATTTGCTCAACTTTGCTATAATAATCAATTTGGCTAAAGCTTAAAAGCACTATTGCAATTGTACAGTATTGTAACCGACACAACATGAATCAGAATATTCGGAGACTCATCTTTGTCAGGTGGTACACGGTTGGTCTATACGCAGACCCAATGGCGGCCATTGCGTTGCTTCTTTACGGTGACACACATAATCGATTCTATCTCCGAATTGAGAAAAGTTTCGGTAGGTTGACCACGCGAATTAGAATTCGAGTTCACAGAGTCGACTATTGAGGGGAGTTCTGTGCTAGCCGAGTACGAGTActacaacaaaatattgtttatagCACTCACTCCACAATACACCTATTTTGGTATACTTTCGGATACCgcctaaaacaaaaactatactTGTGGTTACTACAAAGAGATTGTACGAAAATAAGATTTCTTAAAGGAACTAAACAGGTACCCTGctgcaatttaaaggcagtggacacttgtggtaattgttagcattaaaccttgcttggtaacgagtattggggagatgttgatagtataacacattgtgtgaaacggctccctctgaagtaacatagttttcgagaaagaagttagtTTCCACCAACTTGATTTCGAGGcttcagaataagattttgaggtctcgaaatcaagcatgattgcacacaacttcatgggactcgcaacttcgacgactaattgagcgcaaattttcacaggtttgtcattttgtgcatatgtagtgagaagactggtatttgacaaataatgtccagtgtctttaaacatgtaaacaagAATTCAAGTTGTAAAAACTACCTGTTGTCCTTGTGGCCCTGCCTCACCGCGTGGTCCTCTTTCACCATGTTGTCCTGTCTCACCACTTGGTCCTTGCTTACCGGGTTGGCCTCGCTCACCGGGTGGTCCTGGCTCACCGGGTTGTCCCGGTCCAATAGGTTGTAATGGACTAGTGGGTTGTCCAGGGTGGCAGTCCCTTCCATCCCGTCCAACTTCTCCGTTCTTTCCGTCACGACCGTCTCTGCCATCCTTCCCATCTTTTCCGTCTCGGCAAGTTAAAACTGGAGAGTAAATTCCAAGTGGGTCTGAAATATGAAATATTAGGGCAAGGATTCCTTCATCGCGAAGAATATTCCTTTATAACTATGTCATGACCCGCGGGCTTCTTAGACTTAACAAAAGTGTTTCGTTCCCTCGATATGATTTTGCATGGACTCTTACTCCCAAACGGCGAAAAACAAGTGCTACACATGGCTGCTAAGAACAGCTCCATAAAATATCCATTGGAGTCAAGACATTACCAACAAATTCCTATATGGAGTCCTGCCCAAGCGCTCATCAAAACTTAGGCAGAGAAGGATATATTTGTGTGTAGCCACTGCCACAGGAGCAAAGACGATCCAGTATCATTTTTTTCTACTGACCCCTAAGCATGGGAGGAGGAAATCTGGAGGACCTGCACTTACCTACACTGACATTGACCGTAGGTTTGGAGTCAGTAGATTTCGATTAGGCGGCAATGGGGAACAAAAAGGCATAGCGGACCATAGTGATTCGAGGACACCACTCGACCGAAGTAAGCAATCGCATATATTTCGAGAAAGCAAATTTACGTTCCGAGGCAACGAAAAAATACGTCGAGGGCTAGAAATGGGTTTAAAACGCCATAAATGTTACTTCACTTGCTTTTTGCACATTACAGATAAATGTCGAGGACAGCTCCTTTAACTTTCCTCCTTCGATTCTTACCAGTTTGGGGAGTATGAAATCCCGATTGAAACGTCATATTCCCCTCAGCATGGCCGTTCTCAGTAGACATATGTGGTTCATGATCTCTCCGTATTCGCAGTTGGGCTTTCTTCGAAGTCTGACCATTCACTTCGGGAGTAGGAGTACCTTGATGCACAGTGGCTTCGTTGGTGGTGACATGTTTGTCCAAGATAAACAATCGATCTTCATGGAAAAGTAACTGGTCCCAAATTCGTATTAAACCAACATTTCACAGATCAACACACATAAATATACACATGGCTTATTAtaaacatgtttgttgtttgattCGGTAGTTTGGAACCCATATTATCTGAGAGGCAGCCCCGAGTGGGAACAAGTCAAAGTCTCGTGAGATTTGGATTGAAACTATTAATTGACCTGTGGTGGTCCAAGCTTATCCTCGTCGACCAGCCTGATTTTGTGGCGTGACGAGGCCCACTGGTTGCAAGCACTCGACTCAACCTGTGATGTTCTTGTGTGTGGgctcgagtcccggtcgtgagacgtgtgtccttgagcaagatacacCATAATATTGTTTGCCGTTAGAACACTTATAGTAAAAGAGAGGTAGTTTACTCCAGTGTTGCTGGTTCACATATCATTTAATTGTTGACAGGTCTCCTCAGGATTGCAATCACTTTTGTTAACTCATCCTCCCAGAAATATAAAATGACAATAATATAGCAATGACTCGTTTTTACCTTAACAGACTGCAGTTCTACGTGAACATAGAACAGCATCGGCCCAACAATCAGTGACGTTACAGTAAGGTTTAGGAGCGTTCCCGCCAAAAACCAACACCAACAATTTTTGCTAGAGTTCTTCTTTGACCAGATCAGATGATTTTCAGGCAAATTATTAGAATCCATGTCTCTTTCTTGATCTCCACAACATACAAGCTGCGTTTACAACGAGCCTTTTGCTACAACTGACGCCAAGTGAAAACAGTTCTAATACAGTCGCGAGGAGTCGCGGGGTCACAAGAACGTGCGTTGTCGTAAAACAGGTGCAgcatacattaaaggcagtgtatacttttggtaattgtggAAGACAATATCCTCACTTGCTGCTTTCCAAGATATGAATGagaatagcaaacctgtgaaatttgggacacaattggtcatcaaagttgcaaacaAATGATGAAAACTACACAATTAGTTGAATAGAATACtatgtgcgttcagatggtgcATACTCTTGAAATGCTTCTTGCATGAAgccttttgtgaaaaattaccactttctccGAGACTACAGAACTTCAAAATCGTCATTTTGAAGAcagttttataatatcaaccatTCTACGATGCTTCTTACCACGAGGTTAGATGTTCACAGCCTTTAATACTTTTTGGAAAACATTCAAGTTCGTCTAAAACAGTAAATCAAAATCTGCTGACTCTAACAGAAGAATGTCTTCCATTCTAGGTACCTGGGCCTCGGAGACATATAGCATTGATAGGATCAAGTGTAATCGGCAAATGAGCATGCGTGGGCCTCAATGGGTGAGTGACGTGAGTGGAgatcaaagattatagagcgccgaagGCGCAAGACGCGGAACTGAAGCTTTTGCATGCTGGAACATGAAATACgtatgggcgccatttcagcaagtgaatgttttgtttcccattgatagaaatggtcattgtctgcactaaTCTGCACTaatctattgttgtatcaaaggagttacttgccgaaatggcgtccagtgggatgtcacatttcagcccgagttccgcatcttgcgcctacggcgctctataatctttggcgGAGATGATGTGTCTTACAACTTCCTTTCAAAGAACTGACAATAACGTTTTAATGGTGAAACAGTTTGGATTTTGTAAAGTATTGCCCTGTTAGCAAATGTGAGATTTGGTGgaccattctacctccatgggtgAACGCAAATATCAGTGTGACGGCCTGGATTTGATTTCTCTTCAAAAATGTTAAGGAGTCTCACTTGGATACATtcatacaactaaatatttataaagcgcctttacatcaagatcaaagcgctgaaaagagcaagaccaatggaactataaatacattaaattacatctgatacaagtgagtttttaGAGATTTTTTGAA
Coding sequences within it:
- the LOC139944393 gene encoding short-chain collagen C4-like isoform X1; this encodes MSTENGHAEGNMTFQSGFHTPQTDPLGIYSPVLTCRDGKDGKDGRDGRDGKNGEVGRDGRDCHPGQPTSPLQPIGPGQPGEPGPPGERGQPGKQGPSGETGQHGERGPRGEAGPQGQQGRSSSGPTYIRWGRTTCPNQAGTELVYQGYGAGAYYDHKGGTSDLLCLPTDPDVPASYRDGFQENSRLYGMEYQVYSFDPFSHENSEVINDNDVPCAVCRLTNRSTQVLFPAKNECPDNWTKEYKGYLMSAHKVNARKQAVCVDEAPEAIPGSQANVNGALLHLMEAACGALQCPPYVDGREIQCVICSI
- the LOC139944393 gene encoding short-chain collagen C4-like isoform X2, with protein sequence MSTENGHAEGNMTFQSGFHTPQTVLTCRDGKDGKDGRDGRDGKNGEVGRDGRDCHPGQPTSPLQPIGPGQPGEPGPPGERGQPGKQGPSGETGQHGERGPRGEAGPQGQQGRSSSGPTYIRWGRTTCPNQAGTELVYQGYGAGAYYDHKGGTSDLLCLPTDPDVPASYRDGFQENSRLYGMEYQVYSFDPFSHENSEVINDNDVPCAVCRLTNRSTQVLFPAKNECPDNWTKEYKGYLMSAHKVNARKQAVCVDEAPEAIPGSQANVNGALLHLMEAACGALQCPPYVDGREIQCVICSI